Proteins encoded in a region of the Anopheles ziemanni chromosome 2, idAnoZiCoDA_A2_x.2, whole genome shotgun sequence genome:
- the LOC131286810 gene encoding ubiquitin-conjugating enzyme E2 R2 codes for MAATPSSSAVRALSLEYKSLQEEPVEGFRVKLLNEDNLFEWEVAIFGPPDTLYQGGYFKAHMKFPPDYPYSPPSIRFLTKVWHPNVYENGDLCISILHPPVDDPQSGELPCERWNPTQNVRTILLSVISLLNEPNTYSPANVDASVMYRRWRDSHGKDNEYPNIIRRQAQAAKAEAEKEGIIVPLTLEEYCIKSKTKPPGQEPQLDMTDFYDDDYDLDTEDDDNASVESYADDSGNGES; via the exons ATGGCCGCAACACCTTCCAGTTCCGCCGTGCGCGCCCTGTCGCTCGAGTATAAAAGCCTTCAGGAGGAACCTGTCGAAGGGTTCCGCGTGAAGCTGCTGAACGAAGACAATCTGTTCGAGTGGGAAGTGGCCATCTTTGGGCCACCGGATACCCTTTACCAGGGTGGCTATTTTAAG GCTCACATGAAATTTCCTCCCGACTATCCATATTCGCCTCCTTCGATAAGGTTCTTGACAAAAGTTTGGCATCCCAATGTCTACGAG AATGGCGATCTGTGCATATCGATCCTCCATCCGCCGGTCGACGATCCGCAGAGTGGTGAGCTGCCCTGCGAACGATGGAATCCGACCCAAAACGTGCGCACCATCCTGCTGTCCGTGATCTCCTTATTAAACGAACCGAACACCTACTCGCCAGCCAATGTCGACGCGTCCGTCATGTACCGAAGATGGCGGGATTCACACGGCAAAGACAACGAGTATCCTAATATCATAAG ACGACAAGCACAAGCCGCCAAAGCCGAGGCGGAGAAGGAGGGAATCATCGTACCGCTCACACTAGAAGAATACTGTATCAAGTCGAAAACGAAACCTCCCGGACAGGAACCACAG CTCGATATGACCGACTTTTACGACGACGACTACGACCTGGACACGGAGGATGACGATAACGCGTCGGTCGAATCGTACGCCGACGACAGTGGCAACGGAGAATCATAA
- the LOC131287429 gene encoding Golgi phosphoprotein 3 homolog sauron: protein MNRSDGLVRRVKARDAESNGGSSSSAANNAEQEENKVEKEDDLDDCDSKETRLTLMEEVLLLGLKDKEGYTSFWNDCISSGLRGCILIELGLRGRIELERAGMRRKGLCTRKIILKSDTPTGDVLLDEALKHIKETCPPETIQSWIEYLSGETWNPLKIRYQLKNVRERLAKNLVEKGVLTTEKQNFLLFDMTTHPLTDNVIKCRLVKKIQDAVLTKWVNDPQRIGKRMLALILLAHASDVLENAFAPLNDDDYELAMRRVRELLDLDFEAESAKSNANEVIWAVFAAFTK from the exons ATGAATCGAAGTGACGGGCTAGTGCGACGTGTAAAGGCACGCGACGCCGAATCGAACGGTGGATCTTCCTCGTCCGCGGCTAACAACGCCGAACAGGAGGAGAACAAAGTGGAGAAGGAGGATGATTTGGATGACTGCGATTCGAAGGAAACGAGGCTTACTCTGATGGAGGAGGTGCTGCTGTTAGGGCTAAAGGATAAAGAG GGTTACACATCATTCTGGAACGACTGCATATCGAGCGGACTGCGCGGATGCATTCTTATCGAGCTGGGCCTTCGCGGGCGCATCGAGCTGGAGCGGGCCGGTATGCGACGGAAGGGACTTTGCACACGAAAAATCATTCTCAAATCCGACACACCCACCGGTGATGTACTGCTCGACGAGGCCTTGAAACACATCAAAGAAACCTGCCCACCAGAAACAATTCAGAGCTGGATCGAATATCTCAGCG GAGAAACATGGAATCCACTAAAGATACGCTATCAGCTGAAAAATGTCCGCGAAAGGCTGGCCAAAAATCTAGTGGAAAAGGGCGTCCTAACAACGGAGAAACAAAATTTTCTCCTCTTCGATATGACGACACATCCACTCACTGATAACGTTATCAAGTGCCGGCTGGTCAAGAAG atCCAGGATGCGGTCCTCACGAAATGGGTGAACGATCCGCAGCGCATCGGCAAACGAATGCTAGCGCTCATTCTGCTTGCGCACGCCAGCGACGTGCTGGAGAATGCCTTCGCCCCGCTAAACGACGACGACTACGAACTCGCGATGCGGCGGGTGCGGGAACTGCTCGATTTGGACTTTGAGGCGGAGTCCGCCAAATCGAACGCCAACGAAGTGATTTGGGCCGTATTCGCGGCGTTTACCAAGTAA
- the LOC131293004 gene encoding uncharacterized protein LOC131293004 has protein sequence MSRRAPSKLCRRTYFLQTGTATSISEMRKELGPELADVIIETLQPSQRTAVQPERLLVSSEPTPVEEYDSERMRGQIHEHILLLGDTISQRVHGYWRERMRTAAAAAAAGTSSDDVDFCRFECRQKIDIAREQERQRYEALLRDMEQTMRQRFWEEKRELHRSYAKARALWAEFVCRKVRKQAKEMLHKIAANYRVQLEREVNRRMGLEKSRIVGEMEQIVQTTVEQQKRMDERAIQWMINQYEELLKFVNEYNGCLQVVEMTREICALRSAPHECRSTQVSLGGIEEIGGNSFNANINSSDNLVLDDQVTLPSADLAKCNVFVVTQCLPGREIELVNEDVVPVEYPSNAAFESDGVENQNGALDEESERSSVEKITIGGLTYAQPKYYEKTYRDLFGDVSLCWEKMDNVKISDDLDIVPAAAAPSSSSSEAGDMSEARSIESQPSYRESYDPIAEIGRRLLPSVESVPDVHVPPEETPFEVLFDLSKSESEIAEVADTFTLQYIRATDYDFELMFPTHENSNE, from the exons ATGTCGAGAAGAGCGCCGTCCAAACTCTGCCGTCGGACGTATTTCCTTCAGACCGGAACGGCCACGTCGATATCCGAGATGCGAAAGGAGCTTGGACCCGAATTGGCCGACGTCATAATCGAAACCCTTCAACCCAGCCAACGGACAGCCGTACAACCAGAACGTTTACTGGTCTCCAGTGAGCCAACGCCCGTTGAAGAGTACGATTCCGAGAGGATGCGAGGACAAATTCACGAGCACATCCTCCTGCTAGGGGACACCATTTCGCAACGCGTCCACGGATACTGGCGGGAGCGGATGCGGACAGCAGCGGCTGCGGCTGCGGCCGGTACCAGCTCGGACGATGTGGATTTTTGCCGCTTTGAATGTCGCCAGAAAATAGACATAGCACGGGAGCAGGAACGGCAGCGCTACGAAGCGTTACTGCGGGACATGGAGCAAACCATGCGCCAACGATTCTGGGAGGAGAAGCGCGAACTCCATCGGTCGTACGCCAAAGCTCGTGCTTTGTGGGCTGAGTTTGTTTGTCGGAAGGTGCGAAAACAGGCCAAGGAAATGCTGCACAAGATCGCGGCCAACTACCGGGTGCAGTTGGAGCGGGAAGTGAACCGTCGCATGGGGCTGGAGAAGTCGCGAATTGTTGGCGAAATGGAACAAATTGTGCAGACTACTGTGGA GCAGCAAAAGCGTATGGATGAACGTGCCATCCAGTGGATGATCAATCAGTATGAAGAACTGCTCAAATTCGTCAACGAGTACAACGGTTGCTTGCAGGTAGTAGAAATGACCAGGGAAATCTGCGCGCTGCGATCCGCCCCACATGAATGCCGTTCCACACAAGTGTCCTTAGGTGGTATTGAAGAAATTGGGGGAAATTCTTTCAACGCAAACATCAATTCTTCAGACAACCTAGTTCTGGACGATCAAGTTACGTTACCTTCCGCGGATCTGGCCAAGTGCAATGTGTTTGTAGTGACTCAATGTCTCCCTGGTCGCGAAATTGAACTTGTGAATGAGGACGTAGTTCCGGTTGAGTATCCTTCAAACGCTGCATTTGAATCAGATGGTGTGGAAAACCAAAACGGCGCCCTTGATGAGGAAAGTGAGCGATCCTCTGTTGAGAAGATTACCATTGGGGGTTTAACCTATGCCCAACCGAAG TATTACGAAAAAACCTATAGAGATCTCTTTGGAGACGTTTCATTATGTTGGGAAAAAATGGACAACGTGAAAATATCAGACGATCTGGACATTgttccagctgctgctgcacccTCTTCTTCCAGTTCGGAAGCGGGCGATATGAGCGAGGCCAGGTCGATTGAAAGTCAGCCTAGCTATCGCGAAAGTTACGATCCGATAGCAGAAATAGGCCGACGTTTACTGCCCTCTGTGGAAAGTGTTCCGGATGTCCATGTTCCTCCGGAAGAGACCCCATTCGAGGTGTTATTTGATCTGTCGAAATCGGAAAGTGAAATCGCGGAGGTTGCTGATACATTCACTCTGCAATACATTCGTGCCACGGATTACGACTTTGAACTGATGTTTCCAACGCACGAGAACTCAAATGAGTGA
- the LOC131293003 gene encoding trypsin-1-like, with protein MGLFVATDPKHAGRTTLDEHPNEERIVGGVPVDIRDFPYQVSLRRGRHFCGGSIIDERWILTAAHCTSARNLWIHAGSAHVNEGGQSIKVRRILQHPKQNSWSDYDFSLLELDRTLNFSDSVQAVVLRRPPKEGDSESQPLPDGTSCKVSGWGNTHNPDESALVLRAARVPLANHQRCSEVYEGFGSVTDSMICAGYEEGGKDSCQGDSGGPLVCGGQLTGVVSWGKGCAEPGYPGVYAKVSEAYDWIEQTLADAFDRTVESATI; from the exons ATGGGTCTGTTTGTGGCGACTGATCCGAAACACGCCGGACGGACAACGCTCGATGAACACCCGAACGAGGAACGCATTGTCGGTGGTGTTCCGGTGGACATTCGTGACTTCCCGTACCAGGTGTCGCTGCGCCGCGGGAGACATTTTTGCGGTGGATCAATCATCGACGAACGGTGGATACTGACCGCCGCCCACTGCACCAG TGCCCGCAACCTGTGGATTCACGCAGGTTCCGCGCACGTTAATGAGGGTGGCCAGTCGATCAAAGTGAGGCGCATCTTGCAACACCCGAAGCAGAATTCCTGGAGCGATTATGACTTTTCACTGCTCGAGCTGGACCGGACGCTGAACTTCAGTGACTCCGTGCAGGCCGTCGTCTTGCGGAGGCCACCGAAGGAAGGTGACTCCGAATCACAGCCGCTACCGGATGGAACGTCGTGTAAGGTTTCCGGCTGGGGCAACACACACAACCCGGACGAGTCGGCACTGGTGTTGCGAGCGGCCAGAGTTCCGCTGGCCAACCACCAGCGATGCAGTGAGGTGTACGAGGGCTTTGGCAGTGTTACGGACAGCATGATTTGCGCCGGCTACGAAGAAGGTGGTAAGGACTCGTGCCAGGGCGATTCTGGAGGACCGCTCGTGTGTGGAGGGCAGTTGACCGGAGTCGTTTCGTGGGGAAAGGGATGTGCCGAGCCGGGGTACCCGGGAGTATATGCCAAGGTGTCGGAAGCGTACGATTGGATCGAACAGACGTTGGCAGATGCGTTCGACCGGACCGTGGAAAGCGCAACCATTTAA
- the LOC131282679 gene encoding methyltransferase-like 26 translates to MLSTTYATEDEHSLMDIFHGRKYPNPAGERNKDPILNVLKRVFNTKEPNLFLLEIASGVGLHSTYFAHVFPNITFQPSEVDTSLFGSIAAYQHEAQLENLLRPTVIDISKPCSEWNNGANINLANSAERFDYMLNINMLHISPFACAEGLFQNASQLLKPGGLLVTYGPYAVNGILTPESNVSFNESLQRRNPECGIRDTSVLQKLATLNRMTLEEMIDLPANNKCLIWKKLAKQ, encoded by the exons ATGCTATCGACAACATATGCCACTGAAGATGAACATTCTCTAATGGACAT ATTTCATGGAAGAAAGTACCCAAATCCAGCCGGTGAAAGAAACAAGGACCCCATTTTGAATGTACTGAAGCGCGTCTTCAACACAAAAGAGCCGAATCTGTTCCTCCTAGAAATTGCTTCCGGCGTCGGCTTACATAGCACCTACTTTGCTCACGTCTTCCCTAACATTACCTTCCAACCGTCGGAGGTTGATACGTCGCTGTTTGGAAGTATCGCTGCGTATCAACACGAAGCCCAACTGGAGAATCTTTTACGTCCGACAGTTATCGACATTTCGAAGCCCTGCAGCGAGTGGAACAATGGCGCAAACATTAACCTTGCCAATTCGGCCGAACGTTTCGACTATATGCTGAACATCAACATGCTGCACATATCGCCGTTCGCCTGCGCCGAAGGACTGTTCCAGAACGCTTCGCAGCTGCTCAAACCAGGCGGTCTACTTGTGACCTACGGACCGTACGCCGTTAATGGAATCCTGACGCCGGAGAGTAACGTGAGTTTTAATGAATCACTGCAACGGAGAAACCCCGAATGTGGTATAAGAGACACGAGTGTTCTGCAGAAATTGGCCACCCTCAACCGGATGACGCTCGAAGAAATGATAGACCTTCCGGCGAACAACAAATGTCTGATTTGGAAAAAGTTGGCAAAACAATAG
- the LOC131282989 gene encoding cullin-associated NEDD8-dissociated protein 1: MASYQIANLLEKMTSNDKDFRFMATNDLMTELQKDSIKLDDESEKKVVRMVLRLLEDKNGEVQNLAVKCLGPLVNKVKENQVETIVDLLCANMVSNNEQLRDISSIGLKTVISELPQSSNSLVPNVCQRITGKLSVAIEKEDVSVQLEALDILSDLLSRFGDLLVPFHEQILKALVPQLGSARQAVRKRTIVALSHLLTTCNNNAYNKVIEHLLDGLEKPQNPGTIRTYIQCLAAICRQAGHRLCNHIERVMFLLNQYSLRDDDELREFCLQACEAFVQRCPEAIMPHIPTIVDLCLKYITYDPNYNYEADDGDAGNSMDMEDDEEIDSEEYSDDDDMSWKVRRSAAKCLESVISTRHELLEEFYKTLSPALIARFKEREENVKSDIFHAYIALLKSTRPMGDDLLGHDPDSMEQIPGPIAMLQDQVPTIVKAVQPLMREKSVKTRQDCFLLLRELLNALPGALSNHIDQLMNGIHYSLNDKNSTSNMKIDALGFVYCMLVGHNPQVFHAHIEILVPLVVNAVFDPFYKIATEALLVLQQLVKVIRPVDVPATAPAAASTFDFTPYVSQLYTSTLQKLRSPEVDQEVKERAIACMGQIIANMGDVLQPELVTCLPLFMERLRNEVTRLSSVKALTMIAASPLRVNLSPIIAEVIPVLGSFLRKNQRALKLNSLTLLDTLVSHYSQFIEPLLLRNAVAEVPPLLSESDLHVAQLSLVLLTSVARQQPQALIGVHEQILQEVMTLVRSPLLQGTALNCTLKLFQALVQAQLPGLGYRHLLAMLMNPVYNQQLHVGSAPLHKQAYHSLAKCIAALTLQVPNEALVVAGEFLREIQNRRNDSHLMFYLLTIGEIGRHFNLQSIDTLAQTILNCFSASSEDVKGAASHALGAIAVGNLNHYLPFILAEIEAQPKRQYLLLHSLKEVISSLSTSKAGLEQLLPSVPSIWTQLFKHCECSEEGSRNVVAECLGKLVLVNPEELLPRLQMALRSESALMRTAVVSAIKFTISDQPQPIDPLLRQCIGQFLFALQDPEPSVRRVALVAFNSAVHNKPSLVRDLLPELLPQLYSETKVKKELIREVEMGPFKHTVDDGLDIRKAAFECMYTLLEQGLDRVDIMQFLEHVQAGLRDHYDIKMLTYLMTARLAALCPNAVLQKLDQFVEPLRATCTLKVKANSVKQEYEKQDELKRSALRAVAALLQIPKADKNIYLAEFLILIRSSSELQPLLESVQKDSSVLTNNNVDGRDLSMDQS, from the exons ATGGCGTCGTACCAGATAGCAAATTTGCTGGAAAAG ATGACTTCCAACGATAAGGACTTTCGCTTCATGGCGACCAACGATCTGATGACGGAGCTACAGAAGGATAGCATCAAGCTCGACGATGAGTCGGAGAAAAAGGTTGTCCGTATGGTGCTCCGTCTGCTGGAGGACAAGAACGGCGAGGTGCAAAATTTGGCCGTGAAATG TCTCGGTCCGTTGGTAAACAAAGTGAAGGAAAACCAGGTGGAAACGATCGTCGATCTGCTGTGTGCCAACATGGTGTCGAACAACGAACAGCTGCGCGACATTTCCAGCATAGGGCTGAAGACGGTCATATCGGAGTTGCCACAGTCCTCTAACTCGCTGGTGCCGAACGTCTGCCAGCGGATCACCGGCAAGCTGAGTGTGGCGATTGAAAAGGAGGACGTGTCGGTTCAGCTCGAGGCACTCGACATCCTTTCCGATTTGCTATCGCGCTTTGGCGATCTGCTTGTGCCGTTCCATGAGCAAATTCTGAAGGCACTGGTGCCGCAGCTCGGCTCAGCCCGGCAGGCGGTCCGCAAGCGTACAATCGTCGCCCTGTCCCACCTGCTCACCACCTGCAACAACAACGCGTACAACAAGGTGATCGAACATCTGCTGGATGGGCTGGAGAAGCCACAAAATCCGGGCACCATTCGCACGTACATTCAATGTTTGGCCGCGATCTGCCGGCAGGCGGGGCACCGGTTGTGCAATCACATTGAGCGCGTAATGTTTCTGCTCAACCAGTACAGCCTGCGGGACGACGATGAGCTGCGGGAGTTCTGTCTGCAGGCGTGCGAAGCATTTGTGCAGCGTTGCCCGGAAGCGATCATGCCACATATTCCGACG ATCGTCGACCTTTGTTTAAAGTACATTACGTACGATCCCAACTACAACTACGAGGCGGACGATGGTGATGCGGGAAATTCGATGGACATGGAAGACGACGAGGAAATTGACAGCGAAGAGTACAGTGACGATGACGACATGAGCTGGAAGGTGCGCCGATCGGCCGCAAAGTGTTTGGAGTCGGTCATCTCTACCAGACACGAGCTATTGGAGGAATTCTACAAAACCCTCTCCCCGGCCCTTATCGCACGCTTCAAGG AACGCGAAGAGAACGTTAAGTCAGACATATTCCACGCGTACATTGCGCTGCTGAAATCGACCCGCCCGATGGGTGACGATCTGTTGGGACACGATCCGGACTCGATGGAGCAAATCCCGGGTCCGATCGCGATGCTCCAGGATCAGGTGCCAACGATCGTGAAGGCGGTGCAGCCGTTGATGCGCGAAAAATCGGTCAAAACACGCCAGGACTGTTTTCTGCTGTTGCGCGAGCTGCTCAATGCACTGCCGGGGGCCCTTTCGAATcacatcgatcagctgatgaACGGCATACACTACTCGCTGAACGACAAAAACTCCACCTCGAACATGAAGATCGATGCGCTCGGGTTCGTGTACTGCATGCTCGTCGGCCACAATCCCCAGGTGTTCCACGCGCACATCGAAATCCTCGTGCCGCTCGTCGTGAACGCGGTGTTCGATCCGTTCTACAAAATTGCCACCGAagcgctgctggtgctgcagcAGCTCGTGAAGGTGATTCGTCCCGTCGATGTGCCAGCGACGGCTCCAGCGGCCGCCTCCACGTTCGATTTCACTCCGTATGTTTCGCAGCTGTACACGAGCACCCTGCAGAAGCTCCGGTCGCCCGAGGTCGATCAGGAGGTTAAGGAGCGTGCGATTGCCTGCATGGGTCAGATCATCGCCAACATGGGCGACGTGTTGCAGCCCGAGCTTGTCACCTGCCTGCCACTGTTCATGGAGCGTCTGCGCAACGAAGTGACGCGACTCAGCTCGGTTAAGGCGCTCACGATGATCGCCGCTTCGCCACTCCGTGTCAACCTTAGTCCGATCATCGCGGAAGTGATCCCGGTGCTCGGGTCGTTCCTGCGCAAAAATCAACGCGCCCTCAAACTTAACTCGCTCACACTGCTCGACACGCTCGTGTCACACTACAGCCAGTTTATCGAGCCGCTGTTACTGCGCAACGCCGTAGCCGAGGTTCCACCACTGCTGAGCGAGTCGGATCTGCACGTGGCGCAGCTTTCGCTCGTTCTGCTCACCTCGGTTGCCCGCCAGCAGCCGCAAGCGTTGATTGGCGTGCACGAACAGATCCTGCAGGAGGTGATGACACTCGTCCGGTCGCCGCTGCTACAGGGAACCGCACTTAACTGCACGCTGAAGCTGTTCCAAGCGCTCGTGCAAGCACAACTGCCGGGGCTCGGCTACCGGCACCTGCTGGCCATGCTGATGAACCCGGTGTACAACCAGCAGCTGCACGTGGGCAGTGCTCCGCTGCACAAGCAGGCGTACCACTCGCTGGCCAAATGCATCGCCGCCCTAACGCTGCAGGTGCCGAACGAGGCGCTTGTGGTGGCCGGCGAGTTTCTGCGTGAAATTCAAAACCGACGTAACGACTCGCACCTGATGTTCTATCTGCTAACGATCGGTGAAATTGGCCGTCACTT CAATCTGCAATCCATCGACACACTGGCACAAACGATCCTTAACTGCTTCTCAGCATCGTCCGAGGATGTAAAAGGAGCCGCCAGCCATGCTCTCGGTGCGATCGCGGTCGGCAATCTGAACCATTATCTGCCCTTCATACTGGCGGAGATCGAGGCCCAGCCGAAGCGGCAGTATCTGCTACTGCACTCGCTGAAAGAAGTCATCTCATCGCTGTCGACCAGTAAGGCCGGCCTGGAGCAACTGCTCCCCTCGGTTCCCTCGATTTGGACGCAGCTGTTCAAGCACTGCGAGTGCTCGGAGGAGGGTTCACGCAACGTCGTGGCCGAATGTCTCGGCAAGCTCGTGCTGGTCAACCCCGAGGAGCTGCTGCCTCGGCTCCAGATGGCGCTGCGCAGTGAAAGCGCGCTGATGCGTACGGCCGTCGTGTCGGCCATCAAGTTCACCATCTCCGATCAGCCGCAACCGATCGATCCGCTGCTGCGGCAGTGCATCGGCCAGTTCCTGTTCGCCCTGCAGGACCCGGAACCGTCGGTGCGGCGCGTCGCACTGGTCGCCTTCAACTCGGCGGTACACAACAAACCGAGCCTGGTGCGCGATCTGCTGCCCGAACTGCTGCCCCAGCTGTACTCCGAGACGAAGGTCAAGAAGGAGCTGATCCGCGAGGTGGAGATGGGCCCATTCAAACACACCGTCGACGATGGGCTGGACATCCGGAAAGCGGCCTTCGAGTGCATGTACACGCTGCTGGAGCAGGGTCTCGATCGTGTCGACATCATGCAGTTTCTCGAGCACGTGCAGGCCGGCCTGCGCGACCACTACGATATTAAGATGCTTACGTATCTCATGACCGCGCGGTTGGCTGCTCTCTGCCCGAACGCTGTGCTGCAGA AGCTGGATCAATTCGTGGAACCGCTAAGGGCAACCTGCACACTGAAGGTCAAAGCCAACTCGGTGAAGCAAGAATACGAAAAGCAGGACGAACTTAAGCGATCGGCATTGCGTGCAGTGGCCGCCCTGCTTCAAATTCCTAAGGCTG ATAAAAATATATACCTGGCCGAGTTTCTGATACTGATCCGCAGCTCGTCCGAGCTGCAGCCGCTGCTCGAATCGGTACAGAAGGATTCGTCCGTGCTGACCAACAACAACGTCGACGGGCGTGACCTCTCGATGGACCAGAGCTAG
- the LOC131282669 gene encoding probable ribosome production factor 1 — translation MSSDDNSSDSEVDVKPSTSKAKVAQNGSEPKPKRKRLQDYLDERVAREAAERAEEALQRRRERGLADDEEDPEEASYPVINPINFLKNKELRHKQFRRMQALKRKEEKANKKTRKLEGTPTEPQHTIETLREKDDTTVTNVQADDQEEVVNDLANDEFCGYYQKSYVPKVLITYNRIPNWQTSQFGVLLKKIIPNSKIYSRKNARLKLVCKSAIREEYTDLLVINEWRKKPEGLLVIHLPEGPTAHFKISNYKSLKDLRRSAEDISKHRPEVILNNFTTRLGLTIGRMLGALFHYEPEFRGRRAVTFHNQRDYIFFRHHLYEFDKNGKRVKLRELGPRFTLKLRSLQVGLFDGKCGDYEWMITNKRHQMESRRRFFL, via the coding sequence ATGTCTAGCGATGATAATAGCAGTGATTCTGAGGTAGATGTGAAACCATCGACCTCGAAGGCAAAAGTAGCACAAAACGGGagcgaaccgaaaccgaagcgtAAACGGCTGCAGGATTACCTGGACGAAAGGGTAGCCCGTGAAGCGGCGGAACGTGCCGAAGAGGCCCTTCAACGGCGCCGAGAGCGTGGTTTGGCCGACGATGAGGAGGATCCGGAAGAGGCTAGCTATCCGGTAATCAACCcgataaactttttgaaaaataaggaaCTACGTCACAAGCAGTTCCGGCGTATGCAGGCACTGAAGCGTAAGGAGGAAAAAGCTAATAAGAAAACGCGTAAACTGGAAGGCACTCCGACGGAGCCACAGCATACGATCGAAACCTTGCGCGAGAAGGATGACACGACGGTCACGAATGTGCAGGCCGATGATCAAGAGGAAGTCGTGAACGATCTGGCTAACGACGAATTTTGCGGGTACTACCAGAAAAGCTACGTGCCGAAGGTTTTGATTACCTACAATCGTATCCCGAATTGGCAAACGAGTCAGTTTGGAGTCTTgctaaagaaaataatacccAATTCAAAAATATATTCGCGAAAGAATGCTCGCCTTAAGCTGGTATGTAAGAGCGCGATCCGTGAAGAGTACACCGACCTTTTGGTCATCAATGAGTGGAGAAAAAAGCCAGAAGGGTTACTCGTGATTCACCTTCCTGAGGGACCAACGGCACACTTCAAAATAAGCAATTACAAATCGCTGAAAGATCTGCGACGCAGCGCTGAAGATATATCTAAGCACCGTCCGGAGGTTATTCTGAACAACTTCACCACTCGTCTCGGTCTTACGATTGGGCGAATGCTGGGTGCGCTGTTTCACTACGAACCAGAGTTCCGAGGCCGACGTGCAGTTACGTTCCACAACCAACGTGACTACATTTTCTTCCGACACCATCTGTACGAGTTCGATAAGAATGGCAAACGAGTGAAGCTACGTGAGCTGGGTCCCCGTTTTACGCTTAAACTGCGTTCACTGCAGGTCGGACTGTTCGATGGTAAATGCGGCGACTACGAATGGATGATCACCAACAAACGGCACCAGATGGAGAGTCGAAGAAGGTTCTTCCTATAG